Within the Mustela lutreola isolate mMusLut2 chromosome 2, mMusLut2.pri, whole genome shotgun sequence genome, the region GACTTCATGGCCAAGTATAGTTTCTTCCAcatgaaaaatataattcatgATTACACTTTTGGGATATCTAGAGAAAATTTACTTAGCATGGTATAAGtcatttgaaatgaaattatttttaagaaatccaaCTTGCCCAGTATAAGATACAGAAATTTCTAGGCATGTATGACCAAGGTTGGGGAAAATATTAGAATTTTATGAGGACAGATAAAGGGGAAACTGTATATCAGAGTGAGCAGAACTTAATAGAATGGGTTTTGTAAATGTATGGAGAATTTGaattcaaacaaatgaaaatccagGAAATAAGCAGAAGGAGCAGATTCTAATTCCACAGCCCAATAGAAGAATGGCAGTTCCTGGCTCTGAGTCTGTGATCCCTGAATTCATGGGCACTTCTTCAGCCCCAGGGTGATAGGCACATACAACACTAGAACCCCAACAATTCTTTTCAGAGTCCTATATATGTCTCTGTTCCTTAGGCTGTAGATGAAGGGGTTCAGCATAGGTGTGACCACCGTGTACATCACAGAGGCTATGGCACCTGAGTGAGAGCTCTGGGTAGCAGCAGAACCAAGGTACACTCCCAGGACTGTAGAATAAAATAAGGAGACAACTGAGAGGTGAGAAGCACAGGTAGAAAATGCTTTATACTTGCCAATAGCTGATGATATTCTACATATGGAGGAAACTATCTTAAAGTAAGAGTAAAGGACTCCGGCCACAGGAGGACAACCCAGAATCACAATTCCGAAATACATCACCATGTCATTAAGAAATGTGTCAGAACAAGCATGGCTGACCACCTGATTGatttcacagaagaaatggggTATTTCCATGCCTGTACAGAAGGATAGCTGCAGCAACATTAAGCTCTGTAACAAGGAATTCAGAACACTGATGAGCCAGGACACCATGACCAGCAATCCACAGAGCCTGGGGTTCATGATGACTGTGTAGTGCAGGGGGTGACAGATGGCCAGAAAACGGTCATAAGCCATTACTGTCAGGAGTAAATTCTCCAGGAAtccaaacacattaaaaaaaaaaatctggctgaTACAGCCTGCGTATGTTATTGTTTTTCCCTGAACCTGGATGTTCCACAGCATCTTAGGGATGGTGGTTGAGGTGAAGCAGATGTCTACAAAGGAcagattggcaaggaagaagtacatgggagtGTGGAGGTGGGATGCAGAGCCGACAGCCAGGATGATGAGTAGATTTCCAAACCCAGTGATCAGGTACATGGAGAGGAAAAGTCCAAATATGAGGGAGTGAACTTCTGGTTCCTCTGATAATCCCAGAAGAATAAACTCTGAAATTTCTGTATCATTACCTTGTTCCATCTGGTGGACGTGActaccaggggaaaaaaaataacataataattttcaacaaacagatcttaattaattaattaattattagcatttatttttctttcattacttaggtttctatttaaatttcagttagttgaTGTAAAGTATAATATTACTTAAAGGtgtgcaatataatgattcaacacatCCACAAaccacctggtgctcatcagaaGTGTTCTCCTCAATTCCTACCAACTATTTCCTTATCCTCCACCACCATCTCCCCTCGGGTAACCAGCAGTgagttctctgtagttaagagtctgtttctttatttccctctctccctcccttttttcctttgctcatttcttttgtttcttaagttccacttGAGTTAAAGGAGGTGGTATTactctttctctgaatgacttatttcactttacataataCTCTTTACCTCCATCTGTGTCAGACAAATGGCAAGCATCATGTTTTATGTCTGACTcttattccattatacatataaaatataccacatactccttatccattcatcaactgatggatgcTTGGGTTGTTCCCATTGTTTGTCTAtcgtagataatgctgctattaacattggggaatatgtatccttttgaattagtatttttgtattctttgagtaaatacccagcatTGCAAATGCAGGATCAAAGGGAAattctatttaactttttgaggaacctccttacagctttccagaatggctgcatcaGGTCGCATTCCCACAAGCAGAGTAAGAGTATTCCTCTTTTCCACATATTCACCAACcactgttatttcttgtgttgttgactttAGACATTCTGAGAGGTATGAGATGATACCTAGAAGTTTTGGCTTGTAGCAAATGGGCATTATAAACAAAGTGACATACTATAATTTATGTTTTGCCATTAgtaagaaatatgtatatatttgtatagatCTGATCCCACTTAAGGGATGTTACCTGACATCTCCAAATAGGAATTCCTGCCCATTCAGCCTTTGCCCTAAGAAGGCAGATATTACAATTTTAATTAGAAATGTCTTCCTGCATTTGAGGAATACATGTTGAGTTCTGCAATCTTCTAGACAAAAAACACAGGATGCTGAGAAAGAACAGTCCCTACATCCATTGGGTGAATAcgtaggagtgcaattgctggatgtagggtagttctatttttaactttttgaggaaactccatactgttttccagagtggctgcaacagtttgcattccaaACCAAGAATACAAAAGTGTCCCCTTTCTCTGTaacctcaccaacacctgctgtttcatgtgttgttaattttagccattctgattggtgtgaagtgttatctcattgtagtttttgtATTTAGAGTAtgcatatatattgtatatatgtagtgatttgtatttcactgatgaggagttatgtggagcatcttttcatatgtttgttagccatctgtatgtgtttttttcaaaatttttctattcaagtcttctgtccatttcttaactttattatttgttctttgaggtgttgaatttgataagttcattacagattttggatactaattgTTTATAgatatgtcttttcaaatatcTTCCATATTCTGTAGGTTGTTCTACTAtatatttactcaaaggatacaaagacctcaatgtgagacaggaatccatcagaatcctagaggataccataggcagtaatctctttgatatcagccacagcaacttctttcaagatatgtctccaaaggcaaaggaaacaaaagcgaaaatgaacttttgggacttcatcaaaatcaaaagcttctgcacagcaaaggaaacagtcaaaaaataaagaggcaacccatggaatgggagaaaatatttgcaaatgacagtacagacaaaaggttgatatccaggatctatcaaaaactcctcaaactcaacacacatgaaacagaaaaacataacaaaaaatgggcagaagatatggacagacatttctccaatgaagacatacaaatggctatcagacacatgaaaaaatgttcataatcattagccctcagggagattcaaattaaaaccacattgagatattaccttacaccagttagaatgcccaaaattaacaatacaggaaacaacatgtgttggagaggatgtggataaaggggaaccctcttccactgttggtgggaatgcaagttggtgcagcctctttggagaacagtgtggagattcctcaagaaattaaaaatggagcttccctatgaccctgcaattgcactccttggaatttaccccaaggatacagatgtcgtgaaaagaagggccatctgtaccccaatgtttatagcagcaatggcaacggttgacaaactatggaaagaaccaagatgcccttcaacggacgaatggataaggaagatgtggcccatatacactatggagtattatgcctccatcagaaaggatgaatccccaacttttgtaacaacatggtcgggactggaagagattatgctgagtgaaatcagtcaagcagagagagtcaattatcatatggtttcacttatttgtggagcctaacaaatatcatggaggacaaggggtgttagagaggagaagggagttggggtaaattggaaggggagatgaatcatgagagactatggactctgaaaaacaatctgaggggtttgaagtggtggggggggtgggaggttggggtaccaggtggtgggtattatagagggcacagattgcatggagcactgggtgtggtgaaaaaataatgaatactgtttttctgaaaataaataaattaatagctGTAATAAAAAAACCCCCTAATTTGAAAaagtacatgcaccctgatgattacagcagcattattaatAATACCCAAACTGTGGAGAGTGTCTAATGTGCACTGACTAATAaatggatattactcagccattaaaagaaatgaaattttgcactTACAATTACCTGGATAAAGCTAcaatatattatgctaagcaaaataagtcagtcagagaatgacaaacaccatatgatttcactcctgtaTGGGATTTaggaaaacaaagcaagcaaacatagtgctttaaaaaagaaagacactctggaaaacagcatggaggttcctcaaaaagttgaaaatagagctaccctacaaccaaGCAATCACAgaagtgggtatttaccctaaagatagaaatttagtgatctgaaggggcatgtgcacccaaaagtttatagcagcaatgtccacaatagccaaattatggaaaggggctgaatgtccatcaacagaggaatgaataaagaagatgtggtatatatatatacacacaatggcatactatgcagccatcagaagaaatgaaatctagccatttacaatgatgtggttggaactagaaggtattacactgaacaaaataagtcaatcagagaaagacaattattatatgatttccctgatatgaggagatTGAGAAGCAGAGTGGAGACTTTGGGggatagcaaagaaaaaaatgaaacaagatgggatcaggactctaagtctcacaaaacaaactgagtgttgctggggggagtggtgATGTGAAGATTTCATGGTTTCatgtggttgggttatggacattggggagggtacgtgatatggggagtgctgtgaagtgtgtaagcctgatgattcacaaacctatacccctgggtcaaataatacattatatgttaataaaaataagtaacaataaaaagagagagaggggcaaaccaGAAACGGACTTTTAActgtagagaataaactgagggttgctggagggaggtgggaagggggatgggtaaaaagatgatggggaagaaagagggcacttgttgtgttTATGAACACCAGATATTGTATGGAAGTGTAGAACCCACATtcagataccaacttacaccagctagaatggcaaaaattaacaatgcaagaaacaataaattttggagaagatgtgaagaaaggggaatcctcctacactgttgctgggaatgtaaattggttcaaccactttggaaaacagtgtggagtctCCTCAAAAAGctgcttttttgaaagaattaataagatcgataaaccattggccacactaatccaaaagaaaagagagaaagcccaaattcataaaattatgaatgaaaagggagagaccacaactaacaccaaggaagtagaaacaatcatcagaagttattatcaacagttagatgccaataagcttagcaacctagatgaaatggatgcattcctggaaaactataaactcccaaaattgaaccaggaagaaatcgacaacctgaatagaccaatatctagtaacgagattgaagcagtgatcaaaaacctcccaaaaaacaagaccccaggacctgatggattccctggggaattctaccaaacgttcaaagaagaaataacacctattttcctgaagctgtttcaaaaaattgaagcagaaggaaaacttccagactctatgaagccagcattaccctgatgcccaaaccaggcaaagaccctaccaaaaaggagaatttcagaccaatgtcactgatgaatatggatgctaagattctcaacaagatcctagcaaacaggatccaacagcacattgaaaagattatccaccatgaccaggtgggattcatccctgggctacaaggatggttcaacattcgcaaatcaatcaatgtgatagaacaaattaatatgaggagaagaaccacatggtcctctcaattgatggagaaaaatcatttgacaaaatccagcatctgtccctcaaaaacttaaaacagagctaccctatgacccagaaattgcacaacttggtatttaccccaaggatacagatatagtgaaaagaagagccatatgcaccacagtgttcatagcagcagtggccacaagtgccaaactgtggaaagagcagggATACCCTTCAAAAGATGTGATCTATATATACAGctgaatattactcagtcatcagaaaaaatgaatacccaacttttgtatcaacatgaatggcaCTGGAgaaaattatgagtgaaataagtcaagtagagaaagtcaattatcaaatggtttcacttacttctggtgcataaggaataacgtggaggacattaggagaaggaaaggaaaagtgaattggggtaaatcggaAGGGGAGATGAAGTATGAGAGACTTgaactctgaggaacaaactgagggtttttgaggggagggaggtgaaggaatgggtgagcctggtggtgggtattaatgagagcatgtattgcagggagcatggtgcataaacaatgaatcttggaacaccaaaaaatttttttttttaaaaaggaactgttaacaatctgaggggtctgaagtggcggggggggggtggaaggttggggtaccaggtggtgggtattatagagggcacggattgcatggagcactgggtgtggtgaaaaaataatgaatactgttatgctgaaaataaataaattaataaaaaagggaactgttgaatcactaaattctgcatctgaaactaatatggcACTAtctattaactaactggaatttaaataaaaacttggagaaaaaagaaaactccatatAATCCAATGATGAAgaagtaatatatattattataattatatataataacatatataatatatatacacacttgtatatatacacgtgtgtgtgtgtatatatatatatatatatatatatatatatatatatatatataccatattagATTGTGACAGGTGCTGTGAAGgggaaaaatagtataaaaaggaGTTTATGAAAGAgtgttaagttttaaaaagagttCAAGAAGACCTACAAAGGAGGTGACATTTTAATAGAGGCTTCCAGAAAACACtaagcaggaggaaggaggaaatctGGGTTAGGTGTGTGTCCTGAAGGGAAAACAGAGCAAAGGCCCTGCAGAAGGCATATATGCAGATCTCAAAATGAAGTCAGTGCAGTGAGGGAATGAGCCAGAGGGAGAGTAGTGACAAGTGGTGACAGAGAATGTTGAGGACAGAGGTGGCTTTCCTGCCACTGATGGGAATCCTTCCTTCACATGGTGTTCTTTGCATCTTATTAATTGTGCCCAATGTATTCTGTGAATACAGATGAATCCTTTCCTtatttctatccattttttaacATTATGGCGTTTAAAATTCGCATATTGGAATATATGAACTCTGGTACTATTGCCCTGAGGACTGCTATGCCTCagaacacacactcacacttacacagacacacacacacactatcattGGCATGCACATGAACACAGTGCAATATGGCATCCTGGCACTATGTTACTATCATACTTTTCTTGCCTTTAACCACAATAATGTTGAAAGAAGTGAGAGAAGGTAAGCTGTCAACATCAGGTTGCCTTTGTCCTGAAGACTGTGTAAATAGTACTTAAATTCTAGTGACTAAGCCCCTAATGGACATGAAAACATGGGCTCCATTTCAATATGATTATCATGTagcctgtatttattttttaaatttaaattcaattagccaacttacagtatatcattagtttcagatctAGTGTTCAGCAaattatcagttgcatataacaccccaGTGCTATCACATCACATACCCTCCATAATTCCCATCACTAATTGTGTCCTGTacttaaagaaacagaagaaatcagTTCAAAAtacacagagaggaaagaaatgtaCATGAGGGGGAAAAGAGATCTAATAAGTACAGGTGGTCCCTAGGAGGCTGTGACAAGCAGAAAGCTTCCCTGGTTCTGGCAGCATTCCATCCCCAGTCCACATTCCCTGATGCCCAGAATAAttaacaaagcaagaaaataacAATGTATCTaaacaataaatcagtggtatcTTTATGATGTCATGACATTTTGGTGATTGAATATCCCTCTAGAAAAAATGCACAAAGGGAATAAGTCTCAATTTACAACAGAAAATTTACAATATATTACAATAGAAGGgaattttcaaagataaaataataaaagactttTCTGAATGATTTTAAAGGCATTAATCagtatttgtaaaaattttaCAATACAGCTCCTTCCTGTGACTGAGTGATTATAACCAGTGAAAATATTTTGCTGAGTTTTTCTTCTACCTCACAAATCTTGCTGTTATTTTCACACCTCCTGTTAaggaaatattacaaaataaaggtatttgcatattaaatacaatttttcataTGAATACTCACTGTGAGAGAAGATGCTGAGAAAAGTATGTCTCAAGAACTGCTGTTGCAAGGGAATAGTTGCCTGCCTGGGTCTGGGGTTTTCTATAAATGCAGAATATGCTTGAAAccactgaatctttttttttttaatttaattttattttttcagtgttccaagattcattgt harbors:
- the LOC131823109 gene encoding olfactory receptor 7A10-like, coding for MEQGNDTEISEFILLGLSEEPEVHSLIFGLFLSMYLITGFGNLLIILAVGSASHLHTPMYFFLANLSFVDICFTSTTIPKMLWNIQVQGKTITYAGCISQIFFFNVFGFLENLLLTVMAYDRFLAICHPLHYTVIMNPRLCGLLVMVSWLISVLNSLLQSLMLLQLSFCTGMEIPHFFCEINQVVSHACSDTFLNDMVMYFGIVILGCPPVAGVLYSYFKIVSSICRISSAIGKYKAFSTCASHLSVVSLFYSTVLGVYLGSAATQSSHSGAIASVMYTVVTPMLNPFIYSLRNRDIYRTLKRIVGVLVLYVPITLGLKKCP